The DNA segment TACGAAACCTTTAAGACGTGGAAAGTCATGGTGGAGAATGAGACCAACTTGAAGGTGAAGTGTTTACGGTCTGATAACGAaggagaatatgaagattttgagtttaagaagtattgtgcacagaacgggatcaagatggagaaaaccattcttggtacacctcaacagaatggtgtaGCTGAGAGGATGAACATGACCCTGAATGAACATTccaggagcatgagattgcacgctGGACTGCCGAAATAATTCTGTgctgatgcagttaacactgcagcGTATTTGATCAACAGAGGACCTTCGGTACCACTTGATTGTAGAATACTAGAGGAGGTCTGGAGCGGCAAAGGAGTAAACCTTtcgttcttgaaagtgtttggttgtctctcaTATGTTCATATTGATTCATCCAGCAGAACGAAACTTGATCCGAAATCAAAGAagtgtttctttattggttatggagaAAATGAGATTGGTTATCGGTtctgggatgaccaaaatcgaaaGATCATTCGGAGCAGATATGTCATTTTCAATGAGCAAGTTTTGTACAAGGACAAATATGACATTCCAGCTGGAGATAAATGTCCTGAAGTCAAGAAGACGGTTGAAGTACCATTGATGGATATTCCTGTAAATGAGTCGGAAACCAGTAACCTGAAGGATAAAGTAACTGTTGCACAAGTTGATGACCTACAAACTCCGGAAATTGAACTCAAGAGATCTTCGAGAACAATCAGACCACCTCGGAAATACTCCCCTGCACTTCACTATATTTTGCTGACAGATAAAGGTGAACCGGAGACCTGTGAAGTAgcgatgcaaaatgatgattcaatcaAGTGGGAGTGAGCCATGAAAGACGAGATAGATTCAATGTCATCCAATCAGCTTGGGAGATGACAGAACTTCCGGAAGGCAAAAAGGCATTACACAACAAGTGGGTGTACCGAATCAAAGAAGAAGTTGATGGCAGCAAGCGGTACAAAACAAGACTTGTTGTAAAAGGCTTTCATCAAAGAGAAAGCATTGATTACACTGAGATTTTCTCTCCAGTGGTTAAGTTAACCACTATCAGAACAGTACTTGGACTAGTGGCGAAGGAAGGCTTACATCTGGAGCAGTTGGATGTAAAGACGACGTTTCTTCATGGTGACttggatgaagaaatttatatgaagcagccacagGGATTTGAAGTACGAGGGAAAGAGAAAATGGTATGAAAACTTCAGAAGAGCTtgtatggtctcaaacaagctccaagacagtggtacaagaagtttgatggattcatgaataacaacGGTTTCCTGAGGTGCCAGGCGGATCACTATTATTATGTGAAAAAGATTGATGGTTCTTATATCATTCTACTGTTATATGTGGAATACATTGTTGATAGCAGGATCTTGTCTACAGGAGATTGATAAACTCAAGAGAGAGTTATCAAAAGAATttgcaatgaaggatttgggagctgCAAAACAAATCCTTGGAATGAGGATCTTAAGAGATCGGGTGAACGGAGTCTTGAAGTTATCTCAGGCAGAGTACGTGAAAAAGGTGCTTAGGAGATTCAACATGGATGAAGCTAAACCGGTTAGTACTCCTTTGGCTTGTCATTTCAAACTAACCAAAGCTCAATCACCATCGACGGAGCAGGAGCATGATTATATGAATAAGGTTCCTTATGCCTCTGCTGTCGGAAGTCTAATGTATGCAATGGTGTGCACCAGACCAGACATAGCACATGCAGTGGGAGTTGTAAGCAGGTTTATGAGCAATCCAGGGAAACAACACTGGGAAGTAGTGAAGTGGATTCTCATATATTTGAAAGGTACTGTTAGTTCATCTCTGTGCTTCAGAAAGACAAATTCAGGCTTACAAGGTTTTGTAGATGCTGACATGGGTGGTGACCTAGATGGCAAGAAGAGTactactggatatgtgttcacattgGGTGGTACGGCAGTAAGCTGGGTGCCCAAGTTGTAAAATATTGTTGCACTTTCGACTACTGAAGCTAAGTATGTTGCAGTGACAGAAGCTAGCAAGGAGATGATATGGTTGAGATCATTCCTTGAGGAGTTAGGTCAGAAGCTTGAGGATAGCACATTACACTATGACAGTCAGAGTGCTATTCATTTGATTAAGAATCCTGTTTATCCTGTTAGGACGAAGCATATACAGGTTCGGTACCATTTCATCAGATTGGTACTGGAAGATGGAATTTTGATGCTTGATAAGATTTCTGGAAGTAAAAATCCagctgatatgttcacaaaggCGGTGACCACTGACAAACTGAAGTTGCGTTCAACTTCAGTCGAACTGCAAGTATGAAAGAGGAGACATGAGTTGCTGCATTGACTGTGTGAAGCTATGATTGAAATAAAGTCTTCAAGTGGAAGAACTGTTAGGTGGTAGACATGTGTGGGTTATTGGTTGGGGAAAGGAATTAATTTCTCGCGGAAAGGAGCTCTATAAATTGAGCTCCTTTACCCCCAATTCAATCATCCCATTCCAAAACgagagaaaaaataaaaagaaagaaagaaatgagtttcttgggtttttttGAGTGtttctcttgtgtgagttagagaagtatttctcggtaatactcggggtttgggtttagtgagatatagtgttttgtatacacttgtaatatttctccggttataaatattgCAGTAGCTCcatggacgtagcctatattaggtgaaccacgtaaatcctTGGTgttcttattgattattttatttcgtaattattatcgtcatgatcacttcggcataatccataacatTCTTAACTacggattatttaatttattaatcattcatttcttttttttaaaaaaaaactatcaatccatgagatgctcagataagatcgttcaataattttttttttactactaacatttattttaatagtgttttgaataataataacaatgaaATTTTGTGCATTCTGATGGAATTTCCTGGCCGTCCAatcaaaatatgtttttttgcGACATATAGATCCCTGGAGTCGAGATCCTAATTGACGCATCAAAGTAAAACTTTAGAGGGAGAAAAGATGCAAAAATCAGTGCAAGAAAAACTTGGCAATATCTCAATAtataagattttatatgtaaaaatatatatatagccaTGTTTTACAATCAAATCCACCAGAATCTCAACTTCCCCAAgcattctaaaaaaaaaaacggcACACAAAGAAAAAAAGGAATATAAATCACATTTGGGATCCAAAGACAGTCACAGAATTGAATTTCTGTTAAAGGTTTCCTCTCAaaaagtatttaaaaaaaaagtccttgcgaaacattttttaaaaaaaacaagggaaagaaccACCATATAACAATGGGATCAAAGAAACAGGAAAATGAAGAAACTTGACTTCAGCAATCAGCTAAATGCTGATGGACTAGTGCAACAAATGCAGGTTGTGAAGAGGGAAGATCTCGGTTTCCGTTTACCGTTCCGTTGCGTCGATATCCCATCACATTCCTCTGTTGACAGTGAACTCTTTAAGCCATTATCTTCATCTTTATCAACAGCAAAATTTTCTGGTTTTTCTTCCTTTGATAAGTTGAGAAATGGAGACCTTGAGACATCAGAGGTGCTTCTTTCCATTCTTATAGTCTTTTCTTCCACTTCCACTGCTTCGTGATGCAAAGGAGTTATGTAGCTCGAAAAACGCCTAGGTGCCGTCCTATCTTGATATAGGAGTGGAGTTTGGTCTGATTCCTCGGACCTGGAATCGAATGGAAGCCCGAAATCAAAGCTTGGCGACTTTCTTAGCTCAAGTTGATTGATGGGATGGTTTGGATTTGATTCTGTGCTCAATTTTTCTATGGTTTGTGGCGTAGATGTTTCCTTGTTAGAATACTGCTCGGCAAGCATTTGTTTAGAATCAGGCTCTGCTTTAGGCTTACATTCGGACTTGGACGCGAACTCGGATTCGTTCAGCTTTTTTATCTGAAATGAAGATTCAGATAGTGATTTACTTTTTTCCAATATCCTAGCTGCCCCATTCGGTCCAACCAGTTGCAGTGTCGACTTTTCGACGCCAGGATGCTGCTCGGAGAACACATGTCTAGGTTCAATCTCGGGCTCAGGCTCAAGCTCAGGCTCACTTACTTTCTTGATTTCTGAAGAAGACTCGGATGTTAATTTACATCTTTCCACAACATTTTCTCCTGGATTCGGCTCTAGAACTTGTATAGACAACGTTTTGTCGACAGAATATTGCTTGGGAAACGCATAGCCAGGTTCAGGCTCAGGCTCAGGCTTATCCACTTTCTTGATCTCCAATGAAGATTCAGATTTCACAGTAATTTCTCCCCCATTTGGTTCAGAAACTAGTAGTCTAGACGTTTCGTCGTTGGTATATTGCTCCAGAAACACGAGTTCTAACTCAGGCTCAAGCTGattcaatttctcaatttcCAATGAAGATTCAGATTTTGCACTAAATTTCTCTTGAGAACTTTCAACTCCATTCGTTTGAAGGACTTGACCCTTGTTGAGTAGTTGTTCCGTTAGAATGTCGCATGGGAACAGATGTCCGAGCTCGGGCTTGTTCACTTTCTTGATTTCCAATGGAGATCCAACTTCTGAGCTACATTCTTCTGTACTAGTTTCATCTTCACCATCCTCACATAAAGCAGATGACTTGGTACCGATTTCTTCTACCGTCGACTTCTCCTCCTCTCGCTTCCCGTCCCGCCTAACCGAATCTTTCGCTTCAACCAATCCAATTTCCTTCACCATCTCATCAACGTCATTAGTACCTTGTACTTCTTCCCCAACCCGAGTTTGATCGACATGGAATGTGTTCGTCCCACTACTCGATTTGTTCCCTGTTAGCGTCTCCCCAAGAGACAAATACTCATCATTTATTTCGCATTCCAACGCCGATGTATCTTTTGAAACTGGTCGAAGATCAGGCGGAGCATTAAGGGAACTGCCCATCCCAACTTTAGGATGATCCTCCACTCCCTTTTCATTTCTGATGCAATTTTCAGTGTTCTCCATATTACATGATGGATCACAATTTCCTTGATGAGCACTCATCTCTATTGACTCCCCTTCAACCGAGGGCGTTTCGGTCTCGGCCGAGCCATCTTCTCTGTTCGCAACAACACGATCATCGATGCTAGAATCGACTCTTAAGACACGATCTTGCACTAGAacgaataaaatgattaaaaatcgTCTCGTCATCAAATTTTCGAGTTCGACTCCTTTCGTGACCGACGGCAAAAATGGAACTAACCTGCTGATGATTGATTTTGGTCTTCAATGACTTCCTCACTTTCACTAGTGGAATTTGGTAAACCATTTGTCTTAGTTTCACTATCCTCACTTTTGCAGCCATCTATTGCTTCTGAATCTTGTAAATAAATTTGTTAATAGCAAACAAACATTAAACCAattatcaaaaaataaattaaaaaaaaaaagaacgtTAAACCAAAAACTAATGAAACATGAGGCGGGGGCTTTGGCTCACTGTCATCAGCGTCTCAATAAAAAGGACGATGTTTTGAGTTCAAGATCTCAAATTGTAATTCCCAACTTAGTGAAACATCAAAATGATCCCCGACCAACAAGCCTATCATCGTTTGTTTAGAAAGTAGCAAAGAAATTACTAATTCAACCAAAAAAATGTTCGATTTACTAACCTTTTTCATAGTGAGACACATTTTCCATGGGAAGGGTTTTTTTAACTTCAACATCACTAGAATCTGATTCTGTAGCCTTTGCATCAACTAAATGTAATTCCAAATGTGAGTCGTGTATAAGAAACATTATATGATAAGAATTGCACCCTACCATATGTATATCATTGAGTGATTTGAAGCTCACGCGATTTATATACGATCTTAACGTGAAAAATGTCTCAAACCATAAATTCGGAACCATACCTACTATCCCTGATGTATTTTGATTCCCCATCTCTTTTAGCATGTTAGGTCCTTCAATTCCTACAATAGAAGAAGAATCAAGCATTTACACTTGATAAAATCAATCAAACACATGAGTAGCAATGTATaattatatatgaaataattcGATACCATATAATTAATAACTTTGATAACTTTGCAAAAGGACATCTCTAATGCAAAGTAACATTTGCCAGAGTGTTGTGTTTGCTTAAAGCACAATTGTCACTAAATTGTCACTAAATTATATTAGGATTTTCATGTTTTGCCATCATCTTTTTTTAGCTTGGATGTAGGTTTTTTTAATGGTGGCTAGAGAATTTATTTGTATAATAATGTTCTgcaggcccaataacaactgtAGCACGAAAaggttttattttaaaacatttttacTCACACGAAACTTCTACAAAACAGTCTCACATGTTAAATTTTGTGATACAAATCTTCGATTGATcggatttatgaaaatatattattttttatgtcaaaactaTTACTTTTTTTAATGATAAATATGGGTTAAGTCGACGTTCTCCAAATATAAATCTATAACATTATCTCGGGAAAATTAGTGTTTTAGTCCTGTATCTTGGCTTccttttggttttggtcctgtatattggcttgttttggaaaagatcctgtaactctGTTTTTTCTTTGGATTTAGTCCTATATGTtgattgttttggttttggtcctataagttggcttatttttttggttttggtcctatacaaagtcatgttttgaaaaaaaacacattaatttggatttttttaatttggttCTAATAGTtgacttgttttttttattttggtcattGAAAAGATACGATTTTGACCAAATTAAGTCCGGTTAAGTTAGAATAAGCgtctatgttttttattttaaaataataaattaaatttataatttaaatgtTGACTTTCCAACTTCACCGCTTaagtttttataataaatatttttttatgattttataaattaattaattaagtttaaaatttagatgttgaccttctaattattttttaacataataattattttctaaaaggtACAAtaacttggtttttttttttttttttgtatttttcctcCGTCGCCTGGAGGGAGCaacaagattttatttatttgcagtgttctaaaaagcacGCTTAAACGACGATTAAGCGTGATAAACGTGAAACATACCTAAAAAGCTTTGCTTTCGAGAAAAGCGGAACAAAAACAGTCAACCATAGTTGaaacgataaaaaaatattattgtgttactttttaaaataacgaaagtatgttttaaatatatttttagttttttagctaattttgttaatttaggtTGGAACTTATTTATGCCATATGATCATTAATAGGTGCTAAGTGGGCGACATTTAttgccaaataaataaaaaaaattgaagttaCAGTGAGAACGATACAAATGAATATTTGTTTGTTACTTTTTAAATGAACAAAAGTATGTtacatttaatacattaaattaacatattttagattttattaaattatttagattaaataaaatttaagcgtaaaaaatatattttttattagttagttgtaattatctcaaaccaataaacaaataaaacatgaaagaataaaaaatatttttttataaaaataattagagatcaaattctaaatt comes from the Henckelia pumila isolate YLH828 chromosome 1, ASM3356847v2, whole genome shotgun sequence genome and includes:
- the LOC140875922 gene encoding uncharacterized protein isoform X2; amino-acid sequence: MLDSSSIVGIEGPNMLKEMGNQNTSGIVVDAKATESDSSDVEVKKTLPMENVSHYEKEAIDGCKSEDSETKTNGLPNSTSESEEVIEDQNQSSAVQDRVLRVDSSIDDRVVANREDGSAETETPSVEGESIEMSAHQGNCDPSCNMENTENCIRNEKGVEDHPKVGMGSSLNAPPDLRPVSKDTSALECEINDEYLSLGETLTGNKSSSGTNTFHVDQTRVGEEVQGTNDVDEMVKEIGLVEAKDSVRRDGKREEEKSTVEEIGTKSSALCEDGEDETSTEECSSEVGSPLEIKKVNKPELGHLFPCDILTEQLLNKGQVLQTNGVESSQEKFSAKSESSLEIEKLNQLEPELELVFLEQYTNDETSRLLVSEPNGGEITVKSESSLEIKKVDKPEPEPEPGYAFPKQYSVDKTLSIQVLEPNPGENVVERCKLTSESSSEIKKVSEPELEPEPEIEPRHVFSEQHPGVEKSTLQLVGPNGAARILEKSKSLSESSFQIKKLNESEFASKSECKPKAEPDSKQMLAEQYSNKETSTPQTIEKLSTESNPNHPINQLELRKSPSFDFGLPFDSRSEESDQTPLLYQDRTAPRRFSSYITPLHHEAVEVEEKTIRMERSTSDVSRSPFLNLSKEEKPENFAVDKDEDNGLKSSLSTEECDGISTQRNGKRKPRSSLFTTCICCTSPSAFS
- the LOC140875922 gene encoding uncharacterized protein isoform X1, whose amino-acid sequence is MLDSSSIVGIEGPNMLKEMGNQNTSGIVVDAKATESDSSDVEVKKTLPMENVSHYEKDSEAIDGCKSEDSETKTNGLPNSTSESEEVIEDQNQSSAVQDRVLRVDSSIDDRVVANREDGSAETETPSVEGESIEMSAHQGNCDPSCNMENTENCIRNEKGVEDHPKVGMGSSLNAPPDLRPVSKDTSALECEINDEYLSLGETLTGNKSSSGTNTFHVDQTRVGEEVQGTNDVDEMVKEIGLVEAKDSVRRDGKREEEKSTVEEIGTKSSALCEDGEDETSTEECSSEVGSPLEIKKVNKPELGHLFPCDILTEQLLNKGQVLQTNGVESSQEKFSAKSESSLEIEKLNQLEPELELVFLEQYTNDETSRLLVSEPNGGEITVKSESSLEIKKVDKPEPEPEPGYAFPKQYSVDKTLSIQVLEPNPGENVVERCKLTSESSSEIKKVSEPELEPEPEIEPRHVFSEQHPGVEKSTLQLVGPNGAARILEKSKSLSESSFQIKKLNESEFASKSECKPKAEPDSKQMLAEQYSNKETSTPQTIEKLSTESNPNHPINQLELRKSPSFDFGLPFDSRSEESDQTPLLYQDRTAPRRFSSYITPLHHEAVEVEEKTIRMERSTSDVSRSPFLNLSKEEKPENFAVDKDEDNGLKSSLSTEECDGISTQRNGKRKPRSSLFTTCICCTSPSAFS